The following proteins are encoded in a genomic region of Xanthomonas cassavae CFBP 4642:
- a CDS encoding TonB-dependent receptor plug domain-containing protein, with amino-acid sequence MTRPTLSVIGLAIAAVLSVNAQAQQSDPGATTLDTVIVTGTRASDRTVLESTVPVDVLTAEDIRKAGVVNGELGSALQALLPSFNFPRQSNSGGADHIRAAQLRGLSPDQVLVLVNGKRRHTSALVNTDSKIGKGTTPVDFNSIPINAIKRIEVLRDGAGAQYGSDAIAGVINVILDDNPERGELEASFGAYNTDVEPIDRRVTDGQTSYASAKVGSLLGDDGGFFKVGLELKNREATNRAGFDQIPPFEEQTPANLALAGRRNYVLGDGATKGLNAWLNTKIPFSATGEFYAFATYNQRDTEGANYFRYPDGSANWRELYPNGYRPISEGENRDLQAVAGARGQLGSWDYDASVNYGRNDFTYRLRNSLNASLGPTSTTRFKTGDFAFAQTVGNIDLTRVLDAAGATHTFGTGAEFRREQYRTHAGDPASYAAGPFTDRPTGSQAGGGLTPQDEADLSRNVASAYANVSSQFGDKFSTDLAGRYEHYQDFGSQWTGKLAARYAFAPAFALRGAISNNVRAPSLSQIGYEATSTGYDAAGRLTQGRLLSVNNPIARGLGATDLKPEKSVNYSLGFTSQLGDHFDLSLDFFRIDIDDRIALSEDITGDALTSFVQQNYGVTGVQSASYFLNAADTRTRGAELVANWRQYAFGGDLLLTGTYSYAKTELENIIATPAQLLALNPEYVLFGVEESNTLTDAAPRTRAALATNWSNQRWNLQTRVNRYGSATRVFDFGGGFVPRQTYGAEWQLDLEAEYHLDTQWTLAIGGQNILDNYSDRSIDDIAYFGNLPYDVLSPIGSNGAYWYGRVRYTF; translated from the coding sequence ATGACCCGCCCCACCCTTTCGGTTATCGGCCTGGCCATCGCCGCCGTGCTAAGCGTCAACGCGCAGGCCCAGCAGTCCGATCCTGGCGCCACCACCCTGGACACGGTGATCGTCACCGGCACCCGTGCCAGCGACCGCACCGTGCTGGAATCGACCGTGCCGGTGGACGTGCTCACCGCCGAAGACATCCGCAAAGCCGGCGTGGTCAATGGCGAGCTGGGCAGCGCGCTGCAGGCGCTGCTGCCCTCGTTCAACTTCCCGCGCCAATCCAACTCCGGCGGCGCCGACCATATCCGCGCCGCGCAACTGCGCGGGCTCTCGCCCGACCAGGTGCTGGTGCTGGTCAACGGCAAGCGCCGCCACACCTCGGCGCTGGTCAATACCGACAGCAAGATCGGCAAGGGCACCACGCCGGTGGACTTCAATTCCATCCCGATCAATGCGATCAAACGCATCGAAGTGCTGCGCGACGGCGCTGGCGCGCAGTACGGCTCCGATGCCATTGCCGGCGTCATCAACGTGATCCTGGACGACAACCCCGAGCGCGGCGAGCTGGAGGCCAGCTTCGGCGCCTACAACACCGACGTGGAGCCGATCGATCGCCGCGTCACCGACGGCCAGACCAGCTACGCCAGCGCCAAGGTCGGCTCGCTGCTGGGCGACGACGGTGGCTTCTTCAAGGTGGGCCTGGAGCTGAAGAACCGCGAAGCGACCAACCGCGCCGGCTTCGACCAGATTCCGCCGTTCGAAGAGCAGACCCCGGCCAACCTCGCCTTGGCTGGCCGGCGCAATTACGTGCTCGGCGATGGCGCCACCAAAGGCTTGAACGCCTGGCTCAATACCAAGATCCCCTTCAGCGCCACCGGCGAGTTCTACGCCTTCGCCACCTACAACCAGCGCGACACCGAAGGCGCCAACTACTTCCGTTACCCGGACGGCAGCGCCAACTGGCGCGAGCTCTATCCCAATGGCTACCGGCCGATTTCCGAAGGCGAGAACCGCGACCTGCAGGCAGTGGCCGGCGCACGTGGGCAGCTCGGCAGCTGGGACTACGACGCCAGCGTCAACTACGGCCGCAACGACTTCACCTACCGGCTGCGCAATTCGCTCAACGCCTCGCTGGGGCCGACCAGCACCACGCGCTTCAAGACCGGCGATTTTGCCTTCGCGCAGACCGTGGGCAACATCGACCTGACCCGCGTATTGGATGCCGCCGGTGCCACCCACACCTTCGGCACCGGTGCCGAATTCCGCCGCGAGCAGTACCGCACCCACGCCGGTGACCCGGCCAGCTACGCGGCCGGCCCTTTCACCGACCGCCCCACCGGCTCGCAGGCCGGCGGCGGCCTCACCCCGCAGGACGAGGCCGACCTGTCGCGCAATGTCGCCAGCGCCTACGCCAACGTCTCCAGCCAGTTCGGCGACAAATTCTCCACCGACCTGGCCGGCCGCTACGAGCACTACCAGGACTTCGGCAGCCAGTGGACCGGCAAGCTGGCCGCGCGCTACGCGTTCGCGCCGGCGTTCGCCCTGCGTGGCGCGATCTCCAACAATGTGCGCGCGCCCTCGCTCAGCCAGATCGGTTACGAAGCCACCTCCACCGGCTACGACGCCGCCGGCCGGCTGACCCAGGGCCGCCTGCTGTCGGTCAACAACCCCATCGCGCGCGGACTCGGCGCCACCGATCTGAAGCCGGAAAAATCGGTCAATTACAGCCTGGGCTTCACCAGCCAGCTGGGCGACCACTTCGACCTGTCGCTGGATTTCTTCCGGATCGACATCGACGACCGCATCGCCCTATCAGAAGACATCACCGGCGATGCGCTGACCAGCTTCGTGCAGCAGAACTACGGTGTCACCGGCGTGCAGAGCGCCAGTTACTTCCTCAATGCCGCAGACACCCGTACTCGCGGCGCCGAGCTGGTGGCCAACTGGCGCCAGTACGCCTTCGGCGGCGACCTGCTGCTGACCGGCACCTATAGCTACGCCAAGACCGAGCTGGAAAACATCATCGCCACGCCGGCGCAGTTGCTCGCCCTGAACCCGGAGTACGTGCTGTTCGGCGTGGAAGAGAGCAACACGCTCACCGATGCCGCACCGCGCACGCGCGCCGCGCTGGCGACCAACTGGAGCAACCAACGCTGGAATCTGCAGACCCGCGTGAACCGCTATGGCAGCGCCACCCGCGTGTTCGACTTCGGCGGCGGCTTCGTTCCGCGCCAGACCTACGGCGCCGAATGGCAGCTGGACCTGGAAGCCGAATACCACCTGGACACGCAGTGGACGCTGGCCATCGGCGGGCAGAACATTCTGGACAACTACTCGGACCGCTCCATCGATGACATCGCCTACTTCGGCAACCTGCCGTACGACGTGCTGTCGCCGATCGGCAGCAACGGCGCGTACTGGTATGGGCGGGTGCGGTATACGTTTTGA
- the otsB gene encoding trehalose-phosphatase encodes MADVYSPLPSPPLLDDACALFLDVDGTLIDFADSPEAVRLLPEVRAAIGRLSVRLDGAIALVSGRPLVQLDTLFAPLILPAAGLHGHELRSDAAARAAMPQDTSEWLHGLHQRAAALTHRHPGVLVEDKGVSVALHWRAQPLAGPDVLAFAQDEIAQLSGYRLQPGDHVVEFVPEGSNKGLAVEQLMQQGAFAGRTPVFVGDDLTDEFGFEAANRLGGWSVLVGDRAQTSARYRVPGTAAVHAWLQQNARGA; translated from the coding sequence ATGGCAGACGTGTATTCCCCCCTTCCGTCGCCGCCATTGCTGGACGATGCCTGCGCATTGTTCCTGGACGTGGACGGCACCTTGATCGACTTTGCCGACAGCCCCGAGGCGGTGCGGCTACTGCCTGAGGTGCGTGCGGCCATCGGCCGCCTCAGTGTGCGGCTCGATGGCGCCATCGCGCTGGTCAGCGGGCGGCCGCTGGTACAGCTCGACACCCTGTTCGCACCGCTGATCCTCCCGGCCGCCGGCCTGCACGGCCACGAGCTGCGCAGCGACGCCGCGGCGCGCGCGGCGATGCCGCAGGATACGTCCGAGTGGCTGCATGGTCTGCATCAACGCGCCGCCGCGCTCACCCACCGGCATCCCGGCGTGCTGGTCGAAGACAAGGGCGTCAGCGTGGCGCTGCATTGGCGCGCGCAGCCGCTGGCTGGCCCCGACGTGCTCGCCTTCGCGCAGGACGAAATCGCCCAGCTTTCCGGTTACCGCCTGCAGCCTGGCGATCATGTCGTGGAGTTCGTGCCCGAAGGCAGCAACAAGGGGCTGGCGGTAGAACAGCTGATGCAGCAAGGCGCTTTCGCCGGCCGAACCCCGGTGTTCGTGGGCGACGATCTCACCGACGAATTCGGGTTCGAGGCTGCCAACCGGCTCGGCGGCTGGAGCGTGCTGGTGGGCGACCGTGCCCAGACCAGCGCGCGCTATCGCGTGCCAGGCACGGCTGCCGTGCATGCGTGGCTGCAACAGAACGCGCGCGGCGCCTGA
- a CDS encoding DUF3574 domain-containing protein produces the protein MKLLPSCLFAAVLALSACATTPASAPASTTASLQGDAARPAAAHGWVRSELYFGVGEETGPADRPQTRTIGQAQWRAFLDKEVTPRFPDGLTVFDAYGQWLFRGAKEPNRLGTKVLVILHEDTLQRRRDIEAIRLAWKQATGHQSVLWSRQPVEVSF, from the coding sequence ATGAAGTTGCTGCCATCCTGCCTGTTTGCCGCCGTGCTGGCCCTGAGCGCCTGCGCGACCACGCCTGCCAGCGCACCGGCCTCGACCACCGCCAGTCTGCAGGGCGATGCGGCGCGGCCGGCTGCGGCGCACGGTTGGGTGCGTAGCGAACTCTACTTCGGCGTGGGCGAGGAAACCGGCCCGGCGGACCGCCCGCAGACCCGCACCATCGGCCAGGCGCAGTGGCGCGCATTCCTGGACAAGGAAGTGACGCCGCGCTTCCCGGACGGGCTGACCGTGTTCGATGCCTATGGCCAGTGGCTGTTCCGCGGTGCCAAGGAGCCGAACCGGCTGGGCACCAAGGTGCTGGTGATCCTGCATGAAGACACTCTGCAGCGGCGCCGCGACATCGAGGCGATCCGGCTGGCCTGGAAGCAGGCCACCGGGCACCAGTCGGTGCTGTGGTCGCGGCAGCCGGTGGAAGTGTCATTCTGA